One window of Serinus canaria isolate serCan28SL12 chromosome 3, serCan2020, whole genome shotgun sequence genomic DNA carries:
- the LOC103819350 gene encoding left-right determination factor 2-like produces the protein MLCVLCLVLTVRAFTQERFKEVVLKQLGLSEVPKLHSRDLVNLVIPEHVKNKYMSMLKRQRVKRRALPSLAGILRGIPGHTGEVLYSDTTTRQKLVFDMEGRIPKNSEVTMAELKLFKKPVDRAKLPARQSLRPVSNARVSVYWVQQQHDGTNSTSLIDSRLVPIRESGWKSFDVTQAVHYWLRGKGREPMFLEVWIEGERLGSYASEMAKAVRFTSQDPKDKALGKPELVLYTLSLDDYGSSGDCREEAALGKSTCCRQKHYISLRELPWAQPWILEPAGFQAYRCSGSCLQPPRAPRRPDSGPRSCAVAASSALPVIYLVKRGNHTEIEAAEFPNMIVERCSCVADGVALV, from the exons ATGCTCTGCGTGCTCTGCCTGGTCCTCACGGTCCGAGCATTTACCCAGGAACGCTTCAAGGAGGTGGTGCTgaagcagctggggctgtccgAGGTCCCTAAACTGCATTCGAGAGACTTGGTGAATCTGGTTATCCCAGAGCACGTCAAGAACAAGTACATGTCCATGCTGAAGCGGCAGAGGGTGAAGCGCCGAGCTCTGCCGAGCCTGGCTGGCATCCTCAGGGGCATCCCGGGACACACAG GGGAAGTCCTCTACTCCGACACAACCACGCGCCAGAAGCTGGTGTTTGACATGGAAGGCAGAATACCTAAAAACAGCGAAGTCACAATGGCTGAACTGAAACTCTTCAAAAAGCCTGTGGACAGAGCAAAGCTGCCTGCCAGGCAGTCCCTCAGGCCCGTCTCCAACGCCAGAGTCAGCGTGTActgggtgcagcagcagcacgaTGGGACCAACAGCACCTCCCTGATAGATTCCAG GCTGGTTCCTATTCGTGAGTCGGGCTGGAAGAGCTTTGATGTGACCCAGGCCGTGCATTACTGGCTGAGAGGCAAGGGGCGGGAGCCGATGTTCCTGGAGGTGTGGATCGAAGGGGAGAGGCTGGGCAGCTACGCCTCGGAAATGGCCAAAGCCGTGCGCTTCACCTCGCAGGACCCCAAGGACAAAGCCCTGGGCAAGCCTGAGCTGGTGCTTTACACCCTCAGCTTGGATGACTACGG gagctctggggactGCAGGGAGGAGGCGGCGCTGGGGAAATCCACCTGCTGCCGGCAGAAGCACTACATCAGCCTGCGGGAGCTGCCGTGGGCGCAGCCCTGGATCCTGGAGCCGGCGGGGTTCCAGGCGTACCGCTGCTCcgggagctgcctgcagccgccccgcgccccgcgccgccccgaCTCCGGGCCCCGCTCCTGCGCCGTGGCCGCCAGCTCGGCGCTGCCCGTCATCTACCTCGTCAAGAGGGGCAACCACACCGAGATTGAGGCGGCCGAGTTCCCCAATATGATCGTGGAGAGGTGCAGCTGCGTGGCGGACGGCGTGGCGCTGGTGTGA
- the SDE2 gene encoding splicing regulator SDE2 isoform X3 has protein sequence MSIMRRPESLSVSCHSAGCRCLFPLPSSQGAAVAAESADVGWCRCRMAEWVKKQAEREAEKEQRRLERLQRKLAEPRHTFTDPEYERQYREMAERQEESLRIGLQVIASKAVSSESGKSRKRLGEPGKSETKSEKRKCPWPGLDEATSSGCEDNNKDDSPCASDRSCPSGSSANGSVGNSDECSSSSVASAEDSPSTSASEKPLEQTEGPGRDLQGEVCTGGQAEILSEENSKMTEAPKEDTQGKNGVTQAQKEEQENVPAKAQETNQSQSTEVEPIDLLAFNSAAELEALGLEKLKMGLMSLGLKCGGTLKERAARLFSVRGLSRDQIKPSLFAKPPKGKTSG, from the exons CAGAGTCTCTGTCAGTTTCCTGTCATTCCGCTGGCTGCCGTTGTCTTTTCCCGTTGCCTTCcagccaaggagctgctgttgcAGCTGAGAGCGCTGATGTGGGGTGGTGTCGCTGCAGGATGGCGGAGTGGGTGAAGAAGCAGGCGGAGCGGGAGGCGGAGAAGGAGCAGCGGCggctggagaggctgcagcGGAAGCTGGCGGAGCCGCGGCACACGTTCACCGACCCCGAGTACGAGCGGCAGTACCGCGAGATGGCCGAGCGCCAGGAGGAGTCGCTGCGCATCG GCTTGCAGGTTATTGCCAGCAAAGCAGTGTCGTCAGAAAGTGGCAAGAGTCGGAAACGTCTGGGTGAGCCTGGGAAGAGTGAAACAAAATcggaaaaaagaaaatgtccttG gccagggTTGGATGAGGCCACAAGCTCAGGCTGTGAGGATAACAATAAGGATGACTCCCCTTGTGCATCTGACAGAAGTTGTCCTTCAGGCAGCAGTGCTAATGGAAGTGTTGGAAATTCAGATGAGTGTtcaagcagctctgtggcttcAGCAGAGGACAGTCCATCTACCAGTGCAAGTGAGAAACCACTGGAGCAGACAGAAGGTCCTGGAAGAGATCTGCAAGGAGAGGTGTGCACAGGTGGGCAGGCTGAAATTCTGtctgaagaaaacagcaaaatgacAGAGGCCCCAAAGGAAGACACCCAAGGAAAGAATGGAGTGACTCAAGCTcagaaagaagagcaagaaaatgttCCTGCTAAGGCACAGGAAACAAACCAGTCACAGAGCACA GAGGTAGAACCAATAGACCTGCTGGCCTTCAACTCTGCTGCTGAACTGGAAGCCCTGGGTTTAGAGAAGCTGAAGATGGGATTGATGTCTTTGGGACTGAAATGTGGAGGCACTTtgaaggaaagagcagcaaggCTTTTTTCAGTGAGAGGTCTGTCTAGAGACCAGATCAAGCCATCCCTATTTGCAAAGCCCCCTAAAGGGAAAACCTCTGGTTAA